In a genomic window of Hippoglossus stenolepis isolate QCI-W04-F060 chromosome 15, HSTE1.2, whole genome shotgun sequence:
- the cdkn2aipnl gene encoding CDKN2AIP N-terminal-like protein, which translates to MSTLDVEDFIQQNRAVADQVETFRGYWESEKHWLVRREFILRNMNEYDLEQLDQLLALSMVWANNVFLGCRYSTELLEKVKEMAEGIVVEDAPVFKTRDEIMKKQQGR; encoded by the exons ATGTCTACCCTGGACGTAGAGGATTTTATTCAGCAGAACCGGGCTGTGGCGGACCAGGTGGAGACGTTTCGAGGCTACTGGGAGAGCGAGAAGCACTGGCTGGTCCGGAGGGAGTTCATCCTCCGGAACATGAACGAGTACGACCTCGAGCAGCTGGACCAACTGCTCGCTCTGTCCATGGTGTGGGCCAACAACGTCTTCCTCGGCTGCAG GTATAGCACAGAGCTCCTGGAGAAAGTGAAGGAAATGGCTGAAGGCATCGTGGTGGAGGACGCACCAGTGTTCAAGACAAGAGATGAAATTATGAAGAAGCAACAG GGTCGATGA